One genomic region from Amaranthus tricolor cultivar Red isolate AtriRed21 chromosome 12, ASM2621246v1, whole genome shotgun sequence encodes:
- the LOC130828862 gene encoding protein DMP3-like gives MSELKQRLPPSSIKQPLSSTSDEDGPTNDQKPQEQPSIAQRALASTANLANLLPTGTLLAFQLLTPIFTNNGQCDVATRPMTALLLAVLSLSCFLASFTDSFRATDGQVYYGFATFKGMWLFDYRGQVKPDLVNYRLRFIDWVHAILSVMVFGVVVSRDKNVINCFYPKPSHEVQEVLDILPVGVGLICSLLFVTFPTRRHGIGYPVSNGQ, from the coding sequence ATGTCAGAGCTTAAACAAAGACTTCCCCCTTCCTCCATCAAACAACCATTATCATCCACCTCTGATGAGGATGGACCCACTAATGATCAGAAGCCGCAGGAGCAGCCATCCATAGCACAACGAGCCTTGGCTAGCACGGCTAATTTAGCCAACTTGCTACCAACAGGAACTTTGTTAGCATTTCAACTTCTCACACCAATCTTCACCAACAACGGCCAGTGTGACGTTGCTACACGGCCTATGACTGCACTACTCCTCGCAGTGCTATCACTGTCCTGCTTCCTTGCCTCTTTCACAGACAGTTTTCGAGCCACGGATGGACAGGTCTACTACGGCTTTGCCACCTTCAAGGGCATGTGGCTCTTCGACTACCGTGGTCAGGTTAAGCCTGATTTGGTCAATTATAGACTCCGCTTTATTGATTGGGTTCATGCTATTTTATCTGTAATGGTGTTTGGGGTTGTGGTTTCAAGAGATAAGAATGTGATCAACTGTTTTTACCCAAAGCCAAGCCATGAGGTTCAAGAAGTTCTTGATATTTTGCCTGTTGGTGTGGGTTTGATCTGTAGTTTACTGTTTGTGACTTTTCCAACTAGAAGACATGGTATTGGCTACCCTGTTTCTAATGGGCAGTAA